Proteins encoded within one genomic window of Gigantopelta aegis isolate Gae_Host chromosome 2, Gae_host_genome, whole genome shotgun sequence:
- the LOC121382020 gene encoding uncharacterized protein DDB_G0284459-like, whose protein sequence is MAEAEVAQPPTVTEDIPKEESKVVNNVSPTTDTPKADDMVNGEEETKTEGVSNEKAAENEVVENGEKEESKKEETTAEIGSPKAKKDKKPSKIANFLRKFSCTSGEPDENINPESKPLEKNNQNDSNAKANGKEKKKKEKKNNEKKEDEKSSEASGAENEKEGKDNVVSNDEVKVVITEADEVKVNGEVNGEDAAAEVAETAEVTKESPKAVVNGNASEDKPAENGVGEEAEVTVTEEVIIVTTTTEGLITGKIVESEGSAVVEEPVLEHREPPTEPPPPIPEGEAATAAAAAAAAAGAGEPASETSTTEKAAPTEGGDTAEKK, encoded by the coding sequence ATGGCGGAAGCGGAAGTTGCCCAGCCCCCGACAGTTACCGAGGACATTCCCAAAGAAGAATCCAAAGTGGTAAACAATGTTTCGCCTACTACAGACACCCCGAAAGCAGACGATATGGTCAACGGTGAAGAAGAGACAAAGACTGAAGGTGTTAGCAATGAAAAGGCAGCAGAAAATGAAGTAGTGGAAAACGGGGAAAAGGAGGAAAGTAAAAAGGAAGAAACCACTGCCGAAATAGGGTCTCCAAAGGCCAAGAAAGATAAAAAGCCTTCCAAAATTGCAAACTTCTTGCGAAAGTTTAGTTGTACGAGTGGAGAACCCGACGAAAATATTAACCCAGAATCAAAGCCTTTGGAGAAAAATAACCAGAATGATTCTAACGCAAAGGCCAACgggaaagagaagaagaaaaaggagaagaaaaatAACGAGAAGAAAGAGGATGAAAAATCGAGCGAGGCTAGTGGCGCGGAGAACGAGAAGGAGGGAAAGGATAACGTCGTATCCAACGACGAAGTGAAAGTCGTCATCACCGAGGCGGATGAAGTGAAAGTGAACGGAGAGGTCAACGGGGAGGATGCGGCAGCAGAGGTTGCAGAAACGGCAGAGGTTACAAAAGAAAGCCCAAAGGCAGTCGTCAACGGCAACGCATCTGAGGACAAGCCCGCTGAAAACGGAGTGGGTGAAGAGGCTGAGGTTACGGTTACAGAGGAGGTTATTATTGTTACCACTACTACGGAAGGACTTATCACTGGGAAAATAGTTGAATCCGAAGGGTCAGCAGTGGTGGAGGAGCCAGTCCTTGAACACCGTGAACCCCCTACAGAACCACCCCCGCCCATCCCAGAAGGCGAAGCGGCAACagcggcagcagcagcagcagcagcagcaggagcGGGCGAGCCTGCTTCCGAGACCTCTACAACAGAAAAGGCAGCCCCAACGGAAGGCGGTGATACCGCAGAGAAAAAGTGA